TATAGCAACCAATTGGTGAGCTTGATTAACATAATCATTGTTTGAACTATCATAATTTAACACACTAATGTGAGAAGAAGCAATTATTTTGACAGGACGTTCATATGAGACCACTTACTGTTTATTACGTTTAACCCCTTTTTTGGGAAAAATTATCTCTAGGAAGTGGCCTGTTAATGCAGTTTTTGTTGTCTATTAGCTAGTACAGAGTTACTGTAGTATATGGTTTTGCTGCACCTGTTCTAGCATACATACATCTAAGTAACTTTTAATTTGTGTAGTTGGGAAGCGATATTTTGTTCAACTGCATTATATGATAGTCATTATTGATGACAGGATGAGTTGCGCGATTCTGTGTTGCTTGTCTTTGCCAACAAGCAAGATCTTCCAAATGCTATGAATGCTGCTGAAATTACTGATAAGCTTGGATTACATTCCCTTCGTCAACGTCACTGGTAAGCAAGGCCTACTTGTTTTTCTTGCTTATCTTTTGCAGTGGAATAAGTTTTGGAATCCACCCACATCCGTAGCAGATCCCGTAAAGCACCATCCGTAGAAAACAGTATACAGGCCCCTAAAACAAATTTACGGTACCGTGAGGCATCGGGTGGAACAGATCCTGTAAACCCATACCGTAaacgttttttgtttttgttttttctcctcGTGCTTCTTCTTCCCCGGGACGGAAGCATGCACAAACTCGAACTCCGGCCGGCCAGAACGGTGCTGCTCCGGCCTGCCGCCTGATGCGGCACGCTCCGGTGACGCTCCGGCGACGTTCCAGCGCGCCGCATGTTCCGGTGATGCTTCGGCCGGCTGCCGACGAGCTCCTCCGCCTGCTCGCTGCTCATGCACGGTGTCGCGAGGCCCCAGCTCCGACGTTGACCGGCTTTACAGGATCCTCCAAAAACGGCTGAAATCCTCCATATATGACGGATGGGAGCTCGAATATACGGGAGCCTGCAAATTTTTTTTACGTGATATGCTATTTTACCTTTTTTCAGCTTGTACCGTAAAAACGAAGGTTTGACCGCTTTTACAGGATCTGGTAGAGATGCTCTAAGCCACTCATGCTCTTCATTTCAACAGGTACATCCAGAGCACATGTGCTACATCCGGTGAGGGTCTGTATGAGGGCCTGGACTGgctatctagtaacattgccagcAAGGTATTTATCACTCTATACTCAGTTCTACGAATCTCTTCGTTCTGCTACAAAATTGTAGTTCACACCCTGATTTGATTGACATGTGTTTTGGTGCCTGTAGGCTTGAGGCTTGGAATTTTGACTGCGGAGCTGGCTAGTAGCTGTGGATCTGTTATGTGCCTTTCGCAAGCTCAGTGTTTTTGTAATGATGTCCCAGTTAAATGCTTCCTTATGGATGCTCTTTCTACTTGTTGATACTTTGCACAATGATTTCAAATATCATACGTTTTTGACTAGTTATCATGTCCACTTAGTTATATAAATGAGGCCAAAATATTATTTCTTTGATATGATGAGCAGCAATTAAATTTTTTTTGAACTGATGAGCAGCAATTTATTGTATTGACGTTAGGCTTGGTTTCTTGGAAAATATGGGTGACTTGTATCCCTTTGTTTTTTGACATCCGTGACTTGAATCCTTTCACACTCCTTTTCATGTCATTTAACACTGGTAGCCTGGATGATTGGCAGGACCTTTCACACGTCGTTATTATATGGACATGCACTTATACGTGGTTGCCCAATCTAACCTCCCAATCAAACACAATAAGGGTCACGTAAATGGCGATCCCTGGCGATGTGCACTGTCTTTTACTGTGTCGAGGTGAAAATAAAATAGCACAGAGAGAAACGGATGCCCAGGCCCAGCCCCCGCTCCCCAACCTTATCTCCCCGATTCCTCTCCCTTGTCAGTTGCCGCCGCTGCCACTCAACGGCTGCCTCCCCCACAGCCGCCAccaccttctcttctctcctctccttACCTTCtccccaccaccgtcgacctcatCCCCTCTCCCCTGCCGTGAGCTCTCGTCCCGAGCAAGCCGCACGAGGACGAGCACAACTCGGACGAGGTTGCCGTGGGAGGCCATGGGTGAGAGGAAGGAGCCGTTGTCAGTTCCGCATCCTCGCCCGCGACACCAAGTCTCGTTGCGCCTCCAGTCCTAGCACATGGTCGCGCTAATCCCGCCCCACGATGTCCTCGATCCGAAGCTCGCGTAGGATGGGGACAAGCTGGGGATGGAGAGAAACGAACGAGGAGGTCGAGCAGTCTGTGGTGTCGCCGCAGTCGTCCTCATCCCTCGTGCGTGCTGCCGGAGAGACGATCCGCCGGAAGCTCGACTATATGTGCCCGCATCTCTTTCCTTCCTTTCCTCCGCATGTCATTTTTTGTGTCATTCTCCTCCCTTTTTTCAGAAAATGCTCTTGGAGTTGCAGCCTTTTAGGGAAGAGACTCTTCAAGAGGTGATCTATTTTACGCAAAGCTTTCCATGAACCAATTCATCTTTCTTGAGTGTTCAATAGGTATGGCTTCATTGCCCTGTCGGTGCTATTTTTGTTTGATTTGTCATGAATGATTTGAGATTGATGTGATGCTATGCAAGTCTGGAGTGTTAGACCGAGTCACATATATATAGTTTCTGGTGCTAATTTCTTGCATAATTGCATTGCTCTGTAGATTCTCTCTTGCCATTTGATACAACCATCACCACGACATTATTTGTTTGTCATGAGCTTCGACATAATTAATTAATTTTACAACTTATACATTTGTACTGTACATCCTAATTGGTAATTAGCCATGCATTTTGAGGTTATGAAAGTTGAACAATATCTCAATTTTTTAGCTGCATGAAATTTTAGGTTACATTTTTCAGATTTTTTACTAAAAAAAGGATGAAATAAGATGAGAGATGTATTTAGATCTCAAGGAAAAATATTACAGATGTTGCGTGCGTAtccaaatcacaaaaaaattctgATTCTATCGGATCTGATGTCTAAGTTGTTGAATTTTTATTTGATAAGAGTACAACAATAATGTAAGAAGGTttatgccctgcacggtggacatAAAAAACCAATAGAATCACAACACTTTTATGTTTGAATTTGTTGGTACATGTAATCTAACTTACAGTTAAGGAGCTTGTGTGATGCAACCAAAAAAATCATGTAACCTCATCTTACATGGGAGCTATCTACTTGTGCAGATAACTAGATATTGTTCTTTTTATCACTATTATGGGTTTATGGTCAAATCACCTCTCTTTATTGTCTTGCCTTTTGTAGTGCTTTTGGTTAGAAGCTGCAAAATGGAAATGTGTTGGAGCTATTGACAATTTGACATCACTCAATATCTGTTCAGATATACTCAATATCTGTTCAGATATATATTTGCCTAGCCCAGGGATATTGAATGCAACATTTGGTTGAAGCTTTTGAAAGAATGGGCATACCAGTGATCCTTTTCTTGATTCTCTAAAGCATATTGTTTGGTGAGTAAAAAGTAAACATAGAAACTCCCATGTTTACTGTATTCACATTCAGTTATCCTTATTCAGAATGTCTGAATGTTATTTAATTTTGCAGATTGAGCTAGACTTGGAACGTGTCACCAAACCTGAGATCTAGAACATGTTGCTCCTAGAAGGGCCCAaatataatcaaaataaacatgtAGGTTTTTAGTGTTGCTGCTGTATTGTTCTGCTAGATGTTTGATGTGTGTTGCTGCGAGTTTGTGGATTGCGGGCTTCTTGGTGATGTGTGCCTGCTCGAATGGGGTGCATTGGTGGTCTGTGTGGTGGATGCAGCCATTGCTTCATGTTTGTTTTTGTATCATGATGTTCTCTTTTTGGGTGGCTTAGGTGTTGTTTAGGCTGTTGTTTCTTTGTTGGGgtagatttttcagaaattgtttGGTGGTGGTGGCCCTGTTGTATGTAGACCGACTATCGTGGCTTACTGGCTTGCGTTCCAGTTGCCACTGCTCAACAAGGAGAAGAATGGTAGTCCACCACGTACACGTAAATGCCTCATGCGTGGCTCTTTCAATGCATTGCTGCTCTCATCGCATTTTATATCATTCTCTGTGCTCACAGTATGCAGGAGATTCTTCCTGTCATCATGGGGCTTGAGAGAGAGGAAGGGATACATGTCGGCCTCTATGCGCATTGCGCACAAGGGTTGCTGGTCAGAATTAGTGTTTATGGGAGTCCATTCATCTGATTTTCAACAAAAGTAATTATGAGATACTCTGAGTAATGAGCTTAAATTCAATCTTTGATTTCCCTATTTCATCTGTAAAATGTTTATATTAGCTATTAGAAGTGGGTGCTGTTTATTTCATGCCTTATTTACCGTGTTCTGTCCAACTCTTTCTTTTGAGTTGGAGAAGTGAAAGGAACTAAAGAAGAAAATGGTAATTCTTGGGTCGATCTGCTATGCTTTTGTATTTGAGAGTGGCTGATAGAATCTTAGGTAGGATATAGCTACTGATTGGATGCATAAGAGAACTTTCATACTCGGTACTACATACTTTCTCCAGTTTGAATAAGTTATCTGAACAATACAATAGCTGAAATATTTGCTTGTATGTTTCTCTTTCAGGTTAGAGAGGAAGATTTTGATGTGAATTTCTGGATAAAATCCCTGATTTCTCTTACTTGGACTCAGATCACCATATGCTGAATCGGATTTCTTTAACAAGGTACTTAATGGGACACCTCGTTATTTTAGATCCTTTAACACTTGTATGTGGGTGTGCATACTTTTCAGGTTACAACTACCAGTATTTGTTTATTTTTATGACTTAATCTGTTTGTGTCATTAGAGAGTGAAATATTCTTTACTTCCCATTGttatgttgtgttttattctcCTAACTGATATACCATGTCTGGCTATGTACTAAGAGGTAGAACAATTTTATCTAGAGGAGCTGTGCATTCACAGGTTCTATTTTTCTTTACTCATGTCCCTGGATTTATATGTCAGTATGTAACAAAAGATCTAAATGAGTGGCGAAGCCATAATATTTTGCGGTTGACGAAGCACTTTTAAATTGCTTCCCCACAAACGGATCGAAGGTCCAAAGCCACGGGTCCTTCCCTTTGTGAATTTGTTATGCTTTTGGGTGTAGCCATACTATTTCGGGTGCGGGCATGTAACAAATTCAGTAAGATTGATTTATGTGTACATAGGTTCTGCTATAGTTCTGTAAGATCAATATATTTTCTCACAAAGAAAATTCCAGGTTTGAAAAAAGGCAAGTGGAAAATTGTCACCACTTCAGCAACTGCCGTGTATGTTTTCTCAGAAAGAAACTTTAAGGAGGAGGATGTAGGAACTATTTGAACCTGCTTGTACGATAATGGCTTTTCTTGCCATTTTGATCCTGCTACCTGAACTGTATGTCACTGCTTGCCAGATTGATCATTGCGGATGAGATGGACTACTTAATAACACGAGACCGGGCTGTGCTACATGACGTTTTCATGCTTACCAACCACCAGTTCTCAAGATGCATACTAATAGGTTCGTTCTCTGCGATACTCACACCTACACTGTACACTTTTAACTCtctagaaaagaaaaggaaaacaatcTTACTCGACATTTTGTACTGTTTTGCTAATTGATAGCCCATTATGTTTTTCAGGAATTGTAAATGCCATAGACCCAACAGATCGCTTTCTACCAAAGCTTCAATCATTAAATTGTAAGCATTCTTGCTATATTTGCTGTAGTGAAAATTGAAGGCGTCTCTAGAACAGGAAAATGAGTCTGCCTTTTGTTCCCGACACTCCTTCATATCTTGTGTTCTGCATTCTTGCGTCTCACTATGGGAGCAATATTTAGTCAATCCAGCAATTAGTGAACATAGCATTGCGTGCATTTTTAAGTAAACCCAATTTCACAAAGATTTTCTTCTGTTCCATTGTTAGCACTACCCATGTTACAGAAATGATCGGAAAGTTAGCTATCATGATAGTATCTGTGCTCTTTTGTTCTCTTTTTCTTTGGTCAGAGGTGATTTGGGTGTGccctcatgatctctttgttctgcCCAAAAAGCAGTATTTCTGATGGCTTGGACAGTTTCTGTCAATAATTTTGTGCATCTATGGTTGCAGGAGGATGAATTTTATGTTCCCATGAAATTAACCTTTTCCTTCTTTGTTAGTTATCATCTTCCATGAATATTTGTTCCATCTATATGTTCTGCTAGCTGAAATTGATCATGTCAGAAAACTGCCTTTACTGCATCACAAGTTCTATCATTCTGATAGATTGTTAAAATATTTCATCGGCTTGCTTCAAATTAACTATGTTTATCATAATTTGTTCATGCCTGACAGGTTTTCTTTCTTCGCAGCTGGTCTGATAAGTGAAAATACAACAGTACTTTATTATTTACAGGTAACTGATAATATGTACATTCTAATTTTCTTCTATACTCCagtgccctgatacgt
This region of Triticum aestivum cultivar Chinese Spring chromosome 2D, IWGSC CS RefSeq v2.1, whole genome shotgun sequence genomic DNA includes:
- the LOC123052766 gene encoding cell division control protein 6 homolog is translated as MLNRISLTRLIIADEMDYLITRDRAVLHDVFMLTNHQFSRCILIGIVNAIDPTDRFLPKLQSLNSGLISENTTVLYYLQVTDNMYILIFFYTPVP